The Enterobacter oligotrophicus sequence GTGCTCTCACTCTCACAAATGCTCTACGACTTTGGCAAAGTGGCAAGCCAGGTGCGTGCTGAAAGCGCTGGCGTCGCCCAGCAGCAGGCTAACGTGCTGGTCAGCATTGACACTATCGCCCACGATACCGCCATCGCGATGGTACAGGTGCAAACCTGGCAGCAGATGGTCGATACCGCCAAAGAACAGCTCAATGCGCTCTCCTCCATCGGCACACTGACCAAACAGCGCAATGACGAAGGGGCGACATCGCTCTCTGACGTGGTGCAGACCGATGCCCGTATTGAAGGCGCACGCGCCCAACTCATGCAGTACCAGGCCAGCCTTGACAGCGCCCGCGCCACGCTGATGAGTTTTCTTGGCTGGGACAACCTGCACGACGTCAGCAATGAATTTCCGCAAAATCTGGCCCGCAGTTGCGATATCGCCGAGCCGGACGATCGGCTGGTTCCGGCGGTATTAGCCGCCTGGGCACAGGCTAACGTTGCTCAGGCCAACCTCGACTACGCCAATGCGCAGATGACGCCGACCGTCTCGCTGGAGCCGGAAGTTCGCCACTACCTCAACGACCGCTACGCGGGCAACGAAACGCGGGATCGCACCCAGTATTCCGCGTGGGTCAAAGTGCAGATGCCGCTCTACCAGGGCGGTGGCCTGACGGCCCGCCGCAACGCCGCCGGACACGCGGTGGAGTCCGCTCAGTCTACCATCCAGCGCACGCGTCTCGACGTGCGGCAAAAACTGCTGGAGGCGCGCAGCCAGGTGCTGAGCCTGATGAGCACGCTGCAAATTCAGGGTCGCCAGGAGGCGCTCAGTGCCCGCACCCGCGAGCTTTATCAGCAGCAGTATCTTGATCTCGGTTCGCGCCCTTTGCTCGACGTGCTCAACGCTGAGCAGGAGGTCTATCAGGCCCGTTTCACCCAGCAGCAAACCGCCGGACAACTGCACCAGTTGCAGTTGAACTGCCTGTACAACACCGGGCGTCTGCGTCACGCGTTCGATCTTGAAAACCGAACCATCCAGACCGTGGAGATCCAGCCATGAAGCAACGCGATATCCCGCAGGATGAAACGATAGCAGATGATGCGCTGGAACAGTGGGCGCAGGCGTTTGGCTACGTCGCCACACGCTACCGTGTCGCCTGCTCTCCCGGTGCGCTGGTAGCCGGTGCGCCGTGGCTGAAAGGCAAACCGATGGTCCCTGCCCTAACCCAGCTTGCCCGCGAGGCCGGGCTGTCGTTTCAGTTGCTCACGGCGGATCAGCAGTCCATTAACAGCTGGCGCTTGCCGGTGGTGGTGGCGCTGAACGACGGTAAAATTGGCGTGATCGAACATTTCGACGGCGAGGATACGCTTGAGGTCAGCTTTTTCGACGATCAAACGCACACCAACCGCCTGTCGATGATGGCGATGCTGCCTGCCATTCGTCACATCATCGCCCTGCGCCCGCTGGCGGCCCTGAAAGACAGCCGCGTAGATGCCTATATCTCGAAATATCGCCCGGACTGGCTCTACCGGCTGGTAATGCGCGACCTGCGTCCTTACAGCTGGGTAATGCTCGCCGCGCTGTTTATCAACGTACTTTCGCTTTCGGGGATCGTTTTTTCCATGCAGGTCTACGACCGGGTGATCCCCGCCCAGTCCTATCCGACGCTCTACGTTCTGACCATTGGCGTGCTGATCGCCACGCTGTTTGGCTTTGTGCTGCGCGTGGCGCGCGGGCACATTATGGATCTGCTGGGTAAGCGCTCGGATCTGCGCGTCTCGGATCGCGTCTTTGGCCACGCTCTGCGTCTGCGTCACAGCGCCATTCCCCGCTCCACCGGTAGCTTTATTTCTCAGTTGCGCGAGCTGGAGCAGATCCGCGAGATGGTCACCTCTTCCACCATCTCCACCATAGTCGATCTGCCGTTCTTTTTACTGTTCGTGGTGGTACTTGCGATCATCGCCCCGCAGCTGGCGTGGATCGCCCCGGTGGCGGCGGTGATCATGGTGCTGCCCGGCCTGCTGCTGCAGAAAAAACTGGCGGAGCTGGCGAAGCAGTCGGCGCACGAATCGACCCTGCGCAACGCGGTGCTGGTGGAGAGCGTGCAGGGGCTGGAGGACATCAAGCTGATGCAGGCGGAAAACCGTTTTCTGCAGCAGTGGAACAGCTATATCCAGATCACCGCGGAATCCGGCCTGCGCACCCGCGAGCTGACGCAGAACCTGATCAGTTGGGGGATAACCATCCAGAGCCTGGTGTATGCCGCGGTGATTGTGGTCGGTGCGCCGATGGTGATCGACGGCACGTTAACCACCGGCTCGGTGGTCGCCGCCTCGATGCTGGCCTCGCGCATGATCGCCCCGATGGCAACGCTGTGTGGCGTGCTGGCTCGCTGGCAGCAGGTCAAAGCGGCAAAAGAGGGGCTGGACAGCATTATGCAGCTCCCGACCGAAAATCAGCGCGAAGAGACGCCGATCCGCCAGGACGTGCTGCGCGGCCACTACCTGTTCGAGCAGGCGCAGTTCCGCTATCACCCGGACGATCCGCGCATGGCTTTACGCATCAACCGCCTGGAGATCAAGCCCGGCGAGAAAGTGGCGATCCTCGGGCGCAACGGCGCGGGCAAATCGACGCTGCTGCAGGCGATGGCGGGCGGAATGGATCTGGCCGGCGGCGAACTGCGCCTCGACAACCTCAGCCTGCCGCATCTGGACGTGGCGGACGTGCGGCGTAACGTCGGGTTTATGACTCAGAACGCGCGGCTGTTCTACGGCACCCTGCGCGAAAACATCACCCTCGGTATGCCGCGCGCCACCGATGAAGAGATCTTCGGGGTGCTGGAAATGTGCGGCGCGGCGGGCTTCGCACAGAAACTGCCGAAGGGGCTGGACTACCCGATTATGGAGAACGGCGTGGGGTTATCCGGCGGGCAACGTCAATCCATTCTGCTGGCGCGTATGCTTCTGCGCGATCCGAATATCG is a genomic window containing:
- a CDS encoding TolC family outer membrane protein — encoded protein: MGKKMPYRWLSCCLISVSAIAANPAAMINTGQLRETQELPSLNGRVAPVAGKAAPGTLQLSEAVNRAVTWHPAISEAVGKLYEQSENVDVAKSKYYPQINAGMENGYTHDGSDNGFTPSLVLSLSQMLYDFGKVASQVRAESAGVAQQQANVLVSIDTIAHDTAIAMVQVQTWQQMVDTAKEQLNALSSIGTLTKQRNDEGATSLSDVVQTDARIEGARAQLMQYQASLDSARATLMSFLGWDNLHDVSNEFPQNLARSCDIAEPDDRLVPAVLAAWAQANVAQANLDYANAQMTPTVSLEPEVRHYLNDRYAGNETRDRTQYSAWVKVQMPLYQGGGLTARRNAAGHAVESAQSTIQRTRLDVRQKLLEARSQVLSLMSTLQIQGRQEALSARTRELYQQQYLDLGSRPLLDVLNAEQEVYQARFTQQQTAGQLHQLQLNCLYNTGRLRHAFDLENRTIQTVEIQP
- a CDS encoding type I secretion system permease/ATPase; translation: MKQRDIPQDETIADDALEQWAQAFGYVATRYRVACSPGALVAGAPWLKGKPMVPALTQLAREAGLSFQLLTADQQSINSWRLPVVVALNDGKIGVIEHFDGEDTLEVSFFDDQTHTNRLSMMAMLPAIRHIIALRPLAALKDSRVDAYISKYRPDWLYRLVMRDLRPYSWVMLAALFINVLSLSGIVFSMQVYDRVIPAQSYPTLYVLTIGVLIATLFGFVLRVARGHIMDLLGKRSDLRVSDRVFGHALRLRHSAIPRSTGSFISQLRELEQIREMVTSSTISTIVDLPFFLLFVVVLAIIAPQLAWIAPVAAVIMVLPGLLLQKKLAELAKQSAHESTLRNAVLVESVQGLEDIKLMQAENRFLQQWNSYIQITAESGLRTRELTQNLISWGITIQSLVYAAVIVVGAPMVIDGTLTTGSVVAASMLASRMIAPMATLCGVLARWQQVKAAKEGLDSIMQLPTENQREETPIRQDVLRGHYLFEQAQFRYHPDDPRMALRINRLEIKPGEKVAILGRNGAGKSTLLQAMAGGMDLAGGELRLDNLSLPHLDVADVRRNVGFMTQNARLFYGTLRENITLGMPRATDEEIFGVLEMCGAAGFAQKLPKGLDYPIMENGVGLSGGQRQSILLARMLLRDPNIVLMDEPTASLDEHTEREFIQRLSAWLGNRTLVVATHRVPVLELVERVVVLKEGMLVMDAPKAQALSNSRMQQQQQATGREWKNENQSA